The Suricata suricatta isolate VVHF042 chromosome 4, meerkat_22Aug2017_6uvM2_HiC, whole genome shotgun sequence genome includes a region encoding these proteins:
- the MRPL35 gene encoding 39S ribosomal protein L35, mitochondrial — protein MAAPAFARAVRAASGVLRPLNILASSAYQNGVKNACLSSAVSTRHFSFLQMPVVSSAPSLAPSVRNLTCGHAAAVLNRAAPLLPTVLTIPVRTVTYFSSRKGKRKTVKAVIYRFLRLHSGLWLRRKAGYKKKLWKKTTARKRRLRELVFCNKTQSKLLDKMTTSFWKRRNWYADDPYQKYHDRTNLKV, from the exons gAGTTTTACGGCCCCTGAATATTTTGGCGTCTTCAGCCTATCAAAACGGTGTCAAGAATGCCTGTCTTAGTTCTGCAGTGTCCACCCGGCATTTTAGTTTTCTGCAGATGCCAGTTGTTTCCTCCGCTCCCAGCCTTGCCCCGTCTGTCAGAAACCTGACGTGTGGACATGCTGCAGCAGTCCTCAATAG ggCGGCTCCCTTGCTTCCAACTGTCCTGACGATACCAGTCAGAACCGTAACATACTTCAGTTCacggaaagggaagaggaagaccGTGAAAGCTGTCATCTACAGGTTTCTTCGACTTCATTCTGGCCTGTGGCTGAGGAGGAAG GCTggttataagaaaaaattatggaaaaagacgACTGCAAGAAAAAGACGCTTGAGGGAACTCGTGTTCTGCAATAAAACCCAGAGTAAGCTCTTAGATAAAATGACAACATCTTTCTGGAAGAGGCGAAACTGGTATGCTGACGATCCTTATCAGAAGTATCACGATCGGACAAACCTGAAAGTATAG